A stretch of Chelmon rostratus isolate fCheRos1 chromosome 18, fCheRos1.pri, whole genome shotgun sequence DNA encodes these proteins:
- the lrfn2b gene encoding leucine-rich repeat and fibronectin type-III domain-containing protein 2, with amino-acid sequence MDHIFYCLLVLGATVMISHACPKYCVCQNLSESLGTLCPSKGLLFVPPDIDRSTVELRLGGNYILRITQQDFANMTDLVDLTLSRNTISYIQPFSFGDLETLRSLHLDNNRLMELGPDDLRGLVNLQHLIVNNNQLGRIHDKAFEDLAPALEDLDLSYNNLMSLPWDSVRQMINLHQLSLDHNLLDFIPEGTFTDLERLARLDLTSNRLQKLPPDPIFARAQDSIILTTPYAPQLSLSLGGNPLHCNCEMLWLRRLERDDDLETCVSPPALKGRYFWNMKEEEFVCRPPLITQHTHRMLVLEGQTATLRCEATGDPSPTIHWISPDDRLLGNSSRTAVYSNGTLSITITTSKDYGTFTCIAANVAGESTASVEVSIVQLPHLSNGTGQPAPPKSRLSDITGTTRISKGTPKSQPERTVSVSQVTAVSALVKWTVSKSAPKVKMYQLQYNCSDDEVLIYRMIPASSKAFLVTNLVSGTRYDLCVLAAWDDTATTLMATNVVGCTHFLTQDDFPQCQSLPSQLLGGTMILVVGGIIVATLLVFIVILMVRYKAADTEPPVGKLASVSDTYSQTNGGRLGQNGLLMPQSQSLLQFEQAVKAKVTLQNEVVEFRCGSLQSSLTSSSSSSGSMARGSYSPNSTLASIWRSTPSKPRSNLDHLLGAFASLELRGAHSCDPGASNSTAMMAAKLHTDKEPLLGRTLDSSLSRLLMLPLDSKPKRSQSFDIGDITGAGATQLCNKPQRISNIWTKRSLSVNGMLLQCEEEDPDTGGSKGTMDSADWVMESTV; translated from the exons ATGGACCACATCTTCTACTGCCTGCTGGTCCTGGGAGCCACAGTGATGATCAGTCATGCATGCCCCAAGTACTGTGTATGCCAGAATCTGTCAGAGTCCCTGGGGACATTGTGTCCCTCTAAAGGCCTTCTTTTCGTGCCTCCAGACATTGACCGCAGCACAGTGGAGCTGCGTCTGGGAGGCAACTACATCCTCCGCATTACACAGCAGGACTTTGCCAATATGACTGACCTAGTGGATCTGACCCTCTCCAGGAACACGATCAGTTACATTCAGCCCTTTTCCTTTGGTGACTTGGAAACACTGCGCTCGCTTCATCTGGACAACAACCGTTTGATGGAGCTAGGCCCTGATGACTTGCGTGGCTTGGTCAACCTGCAGCACCTCATTGTCAACAATAACCAACTGGGACGCATCCATGACAAGGCGTTTGAGGACCTGGCACCTGCCTTGGAGGATCTGGATCTCTCCTACAACAACCTGATGTCTCTGCCCTGGGACTCCGTCCGTCAGATGATAAATTTGCACCAGCTTAGTCTGGACCACAATCTGTTGGACTTTATTCCAGAGGGTACCTTCACTGACCTGGAAAGGCTGGCAAGATTGGACCTGACCTCGAATCGTTTGCAGAAGCTACCACCAGACCCCATCTTTGCCCGTGCACAGGACTCAATAATCCTGACTACACCATATGCTCCTCAGTTGTCCCTAAGCCTGGGTGGGAACCCACTGCACTGCAACTGTGAGATGCTCTGGCTGCGGAGGCTTGAGAGAGATGACGACCTGGAGACGTGTGTCTCCCCTCCTGCTCTGAAGGGTCGCTACTTTTGGAATATGAAAGAGGAGGAGTTTGTCTGTCGTCCACCTCTCATTACCCAGCACACCCACCGAATGCTGGTCTTGGAGGGACAGACAGCCACTCTAAGGTGTGAAGCAACTGGAGACCCTTCTCCTACCATCCACTGGATCTCCCCTGATGATCGGCTGCTTGGCAACTCCTCCCGTACTGCAGTGTACAGCAACGGAACCCTTAGCATCACCATCACAACCTCCAAGGACTACGGCACTTTCACCTGCATTGCCGCTAATGTGGCAGGAGAGTCCACTGCTTCCGTGGAGGTGTCCATTGTCCAGCTCCCCCACCTCAGCAATGGCACTGGGCAGCCAGCCCCACCAAAGTCACGCCTCTCTGATATCACAGGGACCACCAGGATCAGTAAAGGGACTCCCAAGAGCCAACCAGAGAggactgtgtctgtctctcaggtgaCAGCTGTTTCAGCACTGGTCAAGTGGACAGTGAGCAAGTCAGCGCCAAAGGTGAAGATGTACCAGCTCCAGTACAACTGCTCTGATGATGAGGTTCTGATCTACAG GATGATCCCAGCGTCCAGCAAAGCCTTCTTGGTGACAAATCTGGTGTCGGGGACCCGCTATGATCTGTGTGTGCTGGCCGCCTGGGATGACACTGCCACCACGCTTATGGCCACCAACGTTGTGGGCTGCACCCATTTCCTCACGCAGGATGACTTCCCTCAGTGCCAGTCTCTGCCCAGCCAGCTGCTGGGAGGCACCATGATCCTGGTTGTGGGGGGTATCATCGTGGCCACTCTGCTTGTGTTCATCGTCATCCTCATGGTGCGCTACAAAGCTGCAGATACTGAACCCCCAGTGGGCAAGCTGGCCAGTGTCAGTGACACATACTCTCAGACCAACGGTGGACGACTCGGGCAAAATGGGCTTCTTATGCCCCAGTCTCAGTCTCTGCTTCAGTTTGAGCAAGCGGTCAAGGCCAAAGTGACTCTGCAGAATGAGGTGGTAGAGTTCAGGTGTGGCTCTCTCCAGAGCAGCCtcacatcttcttcttcttcctcaggctCTATGGCTAGGGGCTCATATAGCCCCAACAGCACACTCGCCAGCATCTGGAGGTCAACTCCCTCCAAGCCCCGGTCCAACTTAGACCACCTCCTCGGGGCCTTCGCCTCACTGGAGTTGCGAGGGGCACATAGCTGTGACCCAGGAGCCTCCAATAGTACTGCGATGATGGCGGCAAAACTCCACACAGACAAGGAGCCACTGCTGGGCAGGACACTGGACTCCAGCCTCAGTCGGCTCCTAATGCTACCTCTGGACTCCAAGCCAAAAAGGAGCCAGTCCTTTGACATTGGAGATATAACAGGTGCCGGGGCCACTCAGCTGTGCAACAAACCACAAAGGATCAGCAACATCTGGACTAAGAGGAGTCTGTCTGTAAATggcatgctgctgcagtgtgaagagGAGGATCCGGACACAGGAGGAAGCAAGGGGACAATGGACAGCGCTGACTGGGTGATGGAGAGTACTGTCTAG